One window of Stenotrophomonas indicatrix genomic DNA carries:
- a CDS encoding ribonucleotide-diphosphate reductase subunit beta, whose product MATPLDRIKILEPRHPNRSTGIINGRTSGILNWNDIPYPSFYRAYKELSTNFWIPDEVDMKLDARQYGELNAREKNAYDSIIGLLATLDSPQTRFIYNVAEYITDPAAHANAAIIGQQEVIHNESYSYVLASITDLPNQNRIFEIARTHPTIIKRNAPIMGAYDDFMREKTAETLLKSLIQSSILEGINFYSGFAYFYNMVRQNRMNGTGKIISFINRDELAHTKFISELIRAIIGENPELQTNELTAYVHQSFEHAIELETQWSAEVLDGIDGIDVDEMVRYVKYRANKMAGMLGIERLYSDTTDNVMPWIKAYADNFTETKTDFFEMRNASYKKTNVDNGFDDL is encoded by the coding sequence ATGGCAACACCCCTGGACCGCATCAAGATCCTCGAACCGCGCCACCCCAACCGCAGCACCGGCATCATCAACGGCCGCACCAGCGGCATCCTGAACTGGAACGACATTCCCTACCCATCGTTCTATCGCGCCTACAAGGAGCTGTCGACCAACTTCTGGATCCCCGACGAGGTGGACATGAAGCTGGATGCACGCCAGTACGGCGAGCTCAACGCGCGCGAGAAGAACGCCTACGATTCCATCATCGGCCTGCTGGCCACGCTGGATTCGCCGCAGACGCGTTTCATCTACAACGTCGCCGAGTACATCACCGACCCGGCCGCGCACGCCAACGCGGCGATCATCGGCCAGCAGGAAGTGATCCACAACGAGAGCTACAGCTACGTGCTGGCTTCGATCACCGACCTGCCGAACCAGAACCGCATCTTCGAGATCGCCCGTACCCACCCGACCATCATCAAGCGCAACGCGCCGATCATGGGGGCCTACGACGACTTCATGCGCGAGAAGACCGCCGAAACCCTGCTGAAGTCGTTGATCCAGTCCTCGATCCTGGAAGGCATCAACTTCTATTCCGGCTTCGCGTACTTCTACAACATGGTGCGGCAGAACCGCATGAACGGCACCGGCAAGATCATCAGCTTCATCAACCGTGACGAACTGGCCCACACCAAGTTCATCAGCGAGCTGATCCGCGCCATCATCGGCGAGAACCCGGAGCTGCAGACCAACGAGCTGACCGCCTACGTGCACCAGTCGTTCGAACATGCCATCGAACTGGAAACACAGTGGTCGGCGGAGGTGCTGGACGGCATCGACGGCATCGACGTGGACGAGATGGTGCGCTACGTGAAGTACCGCGCCAACAAGATGGCCGGCATGCTTGGCATCGAGCGCCTGTACAGCGACACCACCGACAACGTGATGCCGTGGATCAAGGCCTACGCCGACAACTTCACCGAGACCAAGACCGACTTCTTCGAGATGCGCAATGCAAGCTACAAGAAGACCAACGTCGACAACGGCTTCGACGACCTCTGA
- a CDS encoding multidrug efflux SMR transporter: MNMMALFFVICSALIDVAANLMVAKSDGFRRWRWGVGAIVLVWIAFALLGQAVRNMDLATAYAMWGAIGVIGTATCGRLLFGNRLRPIGWIGIGLVTAAVLLLSAA; the protein is encoded by the coding sequence ATGAACATGATGGCCCTGTTTTTCGTGATCTGCTCTGCGCTGATCGATGTGGCCGCCAACCTGATGGTGGCCAAGTCCGATGGCTTCCGTCGCTGGCGCTGGGGTGTCGGTGCCATCGTGCTGGTCTGGATCGCCTTCGCCCTGCTGGGCCAGGCCGTGCGCAACATGGACCTGGCCACCGCCTATGCGATGTGGGGCGCGATCGGCGTGATCGGCACGGCCACCTGTGGCCGCCTGCTGTTCGGCAATCGCCTGCGCCCGATTGGTTGGATCGGCATCGGCCTGGTCACTGCCGCGGTGCTGCTGCTCAGTGCGGCTTGA
- a CDS encoding ribonucleoside-diphosphate reductase subunit alpha, whose protein sequence is MRASGERVPTWITKEAGNRRLPYDAARLLRSIDTIHAELPQLDVADYRRVVLAMVERKPSISADDLVDLLIREAESRVDLVAPEWEQFAARLYLRRLYKRASRNRFYDVSLKYGSYVGLQESLADRGIYSNDILRCYSKEELQQAGEMIDPERDRLFAYNGLYLLATRYLATDRSREVYELPQERWLTIALYLMQNEGGPGESGRVRRMQLVGEAYWALSNLYMTVATPTLANAGKVGGQLSSCFIDTVDDSLQGIYDSNTDIARVSKHGGGVGAYLGYVRSSGAPIRGVPNSSGGVVPWIKQLNNTAVSVDQLGQRKGAVAVYLDIWHRDIEAFMDLRLNNGDQRLRAHDVFTAICVPDLFMEAVERRADWYLFDPHEVKQAKGWYLQDFYDEKRGSGSFRDRYAELVADERISRRTVKAIDLFKRIMLSQLETGNPFLFYRDEVNRKNPNKHAGMVYSSNLCTEILQNMSPTRMIQEIVSGDQIVTTRRAGDFVVCNLSSINLGRAITAPEDLLATDVLERLIPIQVRMLDNVIDLNALPVPQATITNRKYRAIGLGTFGWHHLLAQQAIHWESPEAEELSDRLFERINFLTIQASAQLAKEKGSYPMFAGSDWHNGNYFRDRDYSGAAWDSLAREVASNGLRNGWLLAVAPNMSTAQIAGSTASIDPIYSAFYYEEKKDFRRPVAAPGLSLETWPYYEKGAYKVDQFASVRQNARRQRHIDQSISFNLYVPSTIRASTLLELHLSAWREGLKTTYYVRSNDIDISECEWCSS, encoded by the coding sequence ATGCGCGCCAGCGGCGAGCGCGTGCCGACCTGGATCACCAAGGAAGCCGGCAATCGTCGCCTGCCGTACGATGCGGCACGCCTGTTGCGCAGCATCGACACCATCCACGCCGAGCTGCCGCAGCTGGATGTGGCCGACTACCGCCGCGTGGTGCTGGCGATGGTCGAGCGCAAGCCCAGCATCAGTGCCGATGATCTGGTGGATCTGCTGATCCGCGAAGCGGAGTCGCGCGTCGATCTTGTCGCACCCGAATGGGAACAGTTCGCCGCACGCCTGTACCTGCGCCGGCTGTACAAGCGCGCCAGCCGCAACCGCTTCTACGACGTCAGCCTGAAGTACGGCTCCTACGTGGGCCTGCAGGAAAGCCTGGCCGACCGCGGCATCTACAGCAACGACATCCTGCGCTGCTATTCGAAGGAAGAGCTGCAGCAGGCCGGCGAGATGATCGACCCCGAGCGCGATCGTCTGTTCGCCTACAACGGCCTGTATCTGCTGGCCACGCGCTATCTGGCCACCGACCGCAGCCGCGAGGTGTATGAGCTGCCGCAGGAACGCTGGCTGACCATCGCCCTGTACCTGATGCAGAACGAGGGCGGGCCGGGTGAGAGCGGCCGCGTGCGCCGCATGCAGCTGGTGGGCGAGGCTTACTGGGCACTGTCCAACCTGTACATGACGGTGGCCACGCCGACCTTGGCCAACGCCGGCAAGGTGGGTGGCCAGCTGTCGAGCTGCTTCATCGATACCGTTGATGACAGCCTGCAGGGCATCTATGACTCCAACACCGATATCGCTCGCGTGTCCAAGCACGGCGGCGGTGTGGGTGCGTACCTGGGGTACGTGCGCAGCAGTGGTGCGCCGATCCGCGGCGTACCCAACTCGTCCGGCGGCGTCGTGCCGTGGATCAAACAGCTCAACAACACCGCGGTGTCGGTCGACCAGCTCGGCCAGCGCAAGGGCGCAGTGGCGGTGTATCTGGACATCTGGCACCGCGACATCGAAGCCTTCATGGACCTGCGCCTGAACAACGGCGACCAGCGCCTGCGTGCGCACGATGTGTTCACCGCCATCTGCGTGCCCGATCTGTTCATGGAGGCAGTCGAGCGCCGTGCCGACTGGTACCTGTTCGATCCGCACGAGGTGAAGCAGGCCAAGGGCTGGTACCTCCAGGATTTCTACGACGAGAAGCGGGGATCGGGCAGCTTCCGCGACCGCTACGCCGAACTGGTGGCCGACGAACGCATCAGCCGCCGCACGGTGAAGGCGATCGATCTGTTCAAGCGGATCATGCTCAGCCAGCTGGAAACCGGCAATCCGTTCCTGTTCTACCGCGACGAAGTGAACCGGAAGAACCCGAACAAGCACGCGGGCATGGTCTATTCCAGCAACCTGTGCACCGAGATCCTGCAGAACATGAGCCCGACGCGGATGATCCAGGAGATCGTCAGCGGCGACCAGATCGTCACCACCCGTCGTGCCGGCGACTTCGTGGTCTGCAACCTGTCATCGATCAACCTCGGCCGTGCCATCACCGCCCCAGAGGATCTGCTGGCCACGGATGTGCTGGAGCGGTTGATTCCGATCCAGGTGCGCATGCTCGACAACGTGATCGACCTCAATGCGCTGCCGGTGCCGCAGGCCACCATCACCAACCGCAAGTACCGCGCCATCGGCCTGGGCACGTTCGGCTGGCATCACCTGCTGGCACAGCAGGCGATCCACTGGGAATCGCCCGAGGCCGAGGAACTGTCCGATCGCCTGTTCGAGCGCATCAACTTCCTCACCATCCAGGCCAGCGCGCAGTTGGCCAAGGAGAAGGGCAGCTACCCGATGTTCGCCGGCAGCGACTGGCACAACGGCAACTATTTCCGTGACCGCGATTACAGCGGCGCTGCCTGGGACAGTCTTGCACGCGAGGTGGCGAGCAACGGCCTGCGCAACGGCTGGCTGCTGGCAGTGGCGCCGAACATGAGCACCGCACAGATCGCCGGGTCCACCGCGTCGATCGATCCGATCTACAGCGCGTTCTACTACGAGGAAAAGAAGGACTTCCGGCGGCCGGTGGCTGCGCCCGGGCTGTCGCTGGAAACCTGGCCGTACTACGAGAAGGGCGCCTACAAGGTCGACCAGTTCGCCAGCGTGCGGCAGAACGCGCGCCGCCAGCGCCATATCGACCAGTCGATCAGCTTCAACCTCTACGTGCCGAGCACGATCCGCGCCAGCACGTTGCTGGAGCTGCACCTGAGTGCCTGGCGGGAAGGGCTGAAGACCACCTATTACGTGCGCTCCAACGACATCGACATCAGCGAATGCGAGTGGTGCTCGAGCTGA
- a CDS encoding TonB-dependent receptor, with protein sequence MYRTTLLSSAVALALVAGTASAAETADTGKDSTTLGTVLVTGSNIKRSDTAGPNPVQIVTREQILQTGRSTLTDVLRNLSANAGNSFDEQYTGSFAAGSASIGLRGLSPKNTLVLVNGYRVANFGFALNTQDTFVDLNALPISAVERIEVLKDGASAVYGSDAIAGVINIILRRDFQGVEVGGGFGTATQGGLNERKANLLAGFGDLEQQGWNVLFGLDLLKRDRLDADQRAYTRDGDFRDKPGGRLAGWSTTGGNTLANPRAPQPFSSCPDGSALRAYSDFGSTLPGQACAFNAQPFKTLQPGAERLQASLSATYRFNGSVEAFADVLYSHNKADQIFSAPLTVGPGLRAYNPPTGTLTDIAAVLPVGHPNNPGSAPLPFEYTFFDLGPRLKDSTQVFYRALAGVRGTGERWDWEVAALTSQSAQREYVDNFVDRYAFQQILRDGSYNFLDPSSTPGALDDLRLQTKRPGWYKLHSLNVKASTSLWELPAGAIGFAWGAEFRKESLDARTSAQVLSGTELRPAINIVDGERQVSAAYAEFSVPLHRTLELQVAGRGDHYDDFGKAFSPKFALRWQPMDSLLLRGSFSRGFRAPSLPEIAPGQTISYGSVVDPFDPLQPGGSRGVTNLRTGNPDLKAERSRNLNVGAVWSPDADSSIGLDWYRIEQDNLVKPDSAQFIVNNPDLFPGRVQRDAQGRIQIITNQYANQGELTTSGIDLEASRTFRTDGWGNFTVAGSWTHLLSFKQPLVAGQAPYDGAGNNRHGALPRTRGTTSLNWAVGDWSSTLSLQYVSGYDQRVATATSNPGLRDKVKPYHQLDLYVAYEGIPKTTLSLSVLNLTDKDPPFDPAGGSSGFDISQYNLRRQFVSLGARYRF encoded by the coding sequence ATGTATCGCACCACCCTGCTTTCCAGCGCGGTCGCGCTGGCCCTCGTCGCTGGCACCGCCAGCGCCGCTGAAACGGCCGACACCGGCAAGGACAGCACCACCCTCGGCACCGTGCTGGTGACCGGCTCGAACATCAAGCGCAGCGACACCGCCGGCCCCAATCCGGTGCAGATCGTCACCCGCGAGCAGATCCTGCAGACCGGCCGCTCCACCCTCACCGACGTGCTGCGCAACCTGTCGGCCAACGCCGGCAACAGCTTCGACGAGCAGTACACCGGCAGCTTCGCTGCGGGCTCGGCCTCGATCGGCCTGCGCGGCCTGTCACCGAAGAACACGCTTGTCCTGGTCAACGGCTACCGCGTGGCCAACTTCGGTTTTGCGCTCAACACCCAGGACACCTTCGTCGACCTCAATGCGCTGCCGATCAGCGCGGTCGAGCGCATTGAAGTGCTGAAGGATGGCGCCTCGGCGGTGTACGGCTCGGACGCCATCGCCGGCGTCATCAACATCATCCTGCGCCGTGATTTCCAGGGCGTGGAGGTCGGCGGCGGCTTCGGCACCGCCACCCAGGGCGGTTTGAACGAGCGCAAGGCCAACCTGCTGGCCGGCTTCGGTGACCTCGAGCAGCAAGGCTGGAACGTGCTGTTCGGACTGGATCTGCTCAAACGCGACCGCCTCGATGCTGACCAGCGCGCGTACACCCGCGACGGCGATTTCCGCGACAAGCCCGGTGGCCGCCTGGCCGGCTGGTCTACCACTGGCGGCAACACGCTGGCCAACCCGCGCGCGCCGCAGCCGTTCTCATCCTGCCCCGATGGCAGCGCGCTGCGCGCCTACAGCGACTTCGGCAGCACCCTGCCCGGCCAGGCGTGCGCCTTCAACGCGCAGCCGTTCAAGACCCTGCAGCCCGGCGCCGAGCGCCTGCAGGCATCGCTGAGCGCGACCTACCGCTTCAACGGCAGCGTCGAAGCCTTCGCTGATGTGCTGTACAGCCACAACAAGGCCGACCAGATCTTCAGCGCGCCGCTGACGGTCGGCCCCGGTCTGCGTGCCTACAATCCCCCCACCGGTACGTTGACCGACATCGCCGCTGTGCTGCCGGTCGGCCATCCGAACAATCCGGGCAGCGCGCCGCTGCCGTTCGAATACACCTTCTTCGATCTCGGCCCGCGCCTGAAGGACAGCACCCAGGTGTTCTACCGCGCCCTGGCCGGCGTGCGTGGCACCGGTGAACGCTGGGACTGGGAAGTGGCCGCACTGACCTCGCAGAGCGCGCAGCGCGAGTACGTGGACAACTTCGTGGACCGCTACGCCTTCCAGCAGATCCTGCGCGATGGCAGCTACAACTTCCTCGACCCGTCCAGCACGCCGGGCGCACTGGACGACCTGCGCCTGCAGACCAAGCGCCCGGGCTGGTACAAGCTGCACTCGCTCAACGTCAAGGCATCGACTTCGTTGTGGGAACTGCCGGCCGGCGCGATCGGCTTTGCGTGGGGCGCGGAATTCCGCAAGGAATCGCTGGACGCGCGCACCAGTGCGCAGGTGCTGTCCGGTACCGAGCTGCGCCCGGCGATCAACATCGTCGATGGCGAACGCCAGGTCAGTGCCGCCTATGCCGAGTTCAGCGTGCCGCTGCATCGCACGCTGGAACTGCAGGTGGCCGGCCGCGGTGATCACTACGATGACTTCGGCAAGGCGTTCTCGCCGAAGTTCGCGCTGCGCTGGCAGCCGATGGACAGCCTGCTGCTGCGCGGCTCGTTCTCGCGTGGCTTCCGTGCACCGTCGCTGCCGGAGATCGCACCGGGGCAGACCATCAGCTACGGCTCGGTGGTCGATCCGTTCGATCCGCTGCAGCCGGGCGGCAGCCGTGGCGTGACCAACCTGCGCACCGGCAATCCAGACCTGAAGGCCGAACGCTCGCGCAACCTCAATGTCGGTGCAGTGTGGTCACCCGATGCCGATTCCAGCATCGGCCTGGACTGGTACCGCATCGAACAGGACAACCTGGTCAAGCCGGACAGCGCGCAGTTCATCGTCAACAACCCGGACCTTTTCCCCGGTCGCGTGCAACGCGATGCACAGGGTCGCATCCAGATCATCACCAACCAGTACGCCAACCAGGGCGAGCTGACCACCTCGGGCATCGACCTGGAAGCCAGCCGCACCTTCCGTACCGATGGCTGGGGCAACTTCACCGTGGCCGGCAGCTGGACCCACCTGCTCAGCTTCAAGCAGCCGCTGGTGGCTGGACAGGCGCCGTATGACGGTGCCGGCAACAACCGCCATGGCGCGCTGCCACGCACGCGCGGCACCACGTCGTTGAACTGGGCGGTTGGTGACTGGAGCAGCACGCTGAGCCTGCAGTACGTGAGCGGCTATGACCAGCGCGTGGCCACCGCCACCAGCAATCCGGGCCTGCGCGACAAGGTCAAGCCCTACCATCAGCTGGACCTGTACGTGGCCTACGAGGGCATTCCGAAGACCACGCTGTCGCTGTCGGTGCTGAACCTGACCGACAAGGACCCGCCGTTCGATCCGGCCGGCGGCTCCAGCGGCTTCGACATCAGCCAGTACAACCTGCGCCGTCAGTTCGTTTCGCTGGGCGCGCGTTACCGGTTCTGA
- the betT gene encoding choline BCCT transporter BetT: protein MEALEPQHQPVRTLRPVFAFAAIVVVAFALFVSLFPLGAGRMLVKAQDWAALNVGWYYLLAMTLYLVFVVGVALSKYGGIKLGADHDEPEFSYLSWAGMLFAAGISITLFFFCVSEPLTHYLQPPQGDGAAGEAGARQAMQLLFLHWGLHGWGVFALAAMAMAYFAYRHNLPLALRSALYPLIGKRINGPIGYTVDALGIVATVFGIGADMGFGVLHLNAGLSHLFNVPHSNLVQILLVVAMMGAAVAVAVSGVEKGVRWMANINMLLAIALVLFMLCAGPTQYLLSTLMQNLGDYLGSVVGKSFDVYAYGGRPEWLGGWTVFYWAWWIGWAPFVGLFIARISRGRTIREFVFGVLLIPLGFTLAWLSIFGNSALDQVLHHGQQQLAQLAVDDPPTVLYALLDGYPWSKAVIGVTVLVSFIFFVTSADSGAVVLSTLSSHGGAPEDDGPRWLRVFWGTVIAVLTAGLLLAGSIDALKSAVVLASLPFSAVLLLMMWGLTRAFSDESHRKRAQQFRPSPLIGDDRHHQGWRQRLTQAMHFPVRDQVYRFMDDTVKPAMEAVAEQLREQSWDVQTRFEAGDMELSVNHGEQQDFLYRVILSGYLTPSFAAQQLRNQRYYRAEVHLYEGSQDYDLVGYNRKQIINDIISQYERHLQFLHLSR from the coding sequence ATGGAAGCACTGGAGCCTCAACATCAGCCGGTGCGAACCCTGCGGCCCGTTTTCGCCTTCGCGGCGATCGTCGTCGTTGCCTTCGCACTGTTCGTCAGCCTGTTCCCGCTCGGCGCCGGTCGCATGCTGGTCAAGGCGCAGGACTGGGCCGCGCTCAACGTGGGCTGGTACTACCTGCTGGCGATGACCCTGTACCTGGTGTTCGTGGTCGGTGTGGCGTTGTCCAAGTACGGCGGCATCAAGCTCGGTGCCGACCATGACGAACCGGAGTTCAGCTACCTCTCCTGGGCCGGCATGCTGTTCGCAGCAGGCATCAGCATCACCCTGTTCTTCTTCTGCGTTTCCGAACCGCTGACCCACTACCTGCAGCCGCCACAGGGCGATGGCGCAGCGGGTGAGGCCGGTGCACGCCAGGCCATGCAGCTGCTGTTCCTGCACTGGGGCCTGCATGGCTGGGGCGTATTCGCGCTGGCGGCGATGGCGATGGCCTATTTCGCCTACCGGCACAACCTGCCATTGGCCTTGCGTTCGGCGCTGTATCCGCTTATCGGCAAGCGCATCAACGGCCCGATCGGTTACACCGTCGACGCCTTGGGCATCGTCGCCACGGTGTTCGGCATCGGTGCGGACATGGGCTTCGGCGTGCTGCATCTCAACGCCGGCCTGTCGCACCTGTTCAATGTGCCGCACTCCAACCTGGTGCAGATCCTGCTGGTGGTGGCGATGATGGGCGCGGCCGTCGCAGTGGCTGTGTCCGGGGTGGAGAAGGGCGTGCGCTGGATGGCCAACATCAACATGCTGCTGGCGATCGCGCTGGTGCTGTTCATGCTCTGCGCCGGCCCCACCCAGTACCTGCTCAGCACGCTGATGCAGAACCTGGGCGATTACCTGGGCAGCGTGGTGGGCAAGAGTTTCGATGTGTACGCCTATGGTGGCCGTCCGGAATGGCTGGGCGGCTGGACGGTGTTCTACTGGGCCTGGTGGATCGGCTGGGCGCCGTTCGTCGGCCTGTTCATCGCGCGCATCTCGCGCGGCCGCACCATCCGCGAGTTCGTGTTCGGCGTGCTGCTGATTCCGCTGGGCTTCACCCTGGCGTGGCTGTCGATCTTCGGCAACAGCGCGCTGGACCAGGTGCTGCACCATGGCCAGCAGCAGTTGGCGCAGCTGGCGGTGGATGATCCACCGACGGTGCTGTACGCCCTGCTGGACGGCTACCCGTGGAGCAAGGCGGTGATCGGGGTGACCGTGCTGGTCAGCTTCATCTTCTTCGTGACGTCGGCCGATTCCGGGGCGGTGGTGCTGTCCACGCTGTCCTCGCATGGCGGTGCGCCAGAGGACGATGGCCCGCGCTGGCTGCGCGTGTTCTGGGGCACGGTGATCGCGGTGCTGACCGCCGGCCTGCTGCTGGCCGGCAGCATCGATGCCTTGAAATCAGCGGTGGTGCTGGCCTCGTTGCCGTTCTCGGCGGTGCTGCTGTTGATGATGTGGGGCCTGACCCGTGCTTTCAGTGACGAGTCCCATCGCAAACGTGCGCAGCAGTTCCGGCCATCGCCGCTGATCGGCGATGATCGCCATCACCAGGGCTGGCGCCAGCGCCTGACCCAGGCCATGCACTTCCCGGTACGCGACCAGGTGTACCGCTTCATGGACGACACGGTGAAGCCGGCGATGGAGGCGGTGGCCGAGCAGCTGCGTGAGCAGAGCTGGGACGTGCAGACGCGCTTCGAAGCGGGCGACATGGAACTGTCGGTCAACCACGGCGAGCAGCAGGATTTCCTGTACCGGGTGATCCTCAGTGGCTACCTGACCCCGTCCTTCGCCGCGCAGCAGCTGCGCAACCAGCGCTACTACCGCGCCGAAGTACATCTGTACGAGGGCAGCCAGGATTACGACCTGGTCGGCTACAACCGCAAGCAGATCATCAACGACATCATCAGCCAGTACGAACGGCACCTGCAGTTCCTGCACCTGAGCCGTTGA
- a CDS encoding VOC family protein, producing the protein MFSHVTVGTNDMEISRRFYDALFTAVGGRAGVFDDEGKLVYIKDGRMFIVTPPIDGQAACHANGGTIGFALTDPQAVHAWQEAGAAHGGTTVEDPAGVRQKAGRQLYLAYLRDPDGNKLCAVHVMG; encoded by the coding sequence ATGTTCAGTCACGTCACCGTCGGAACCAACGACATGGAAATCTCCCGCCGCTTCTACGATGCGTTGTTCACCGCCGTCGGTGGCCGCGCAGGCGTGTTCGATGACGAGGGCAAACTGGTCTACATCAAGGATGGCCGAATGTTCATCGTCACCCCGCCCATCGATGGCCAGGCGGCGTGCCATGCCAACGGCGGCACCATTGGATTTGCGCTGACGGACCCGCAGGCGGTGCATGCCTGGCAGGAAGCGGGTGCCGCCCACGGCGGTACCACGGTGGAAGATCCGGCTGGCGTGCGGCAGAAGGCAGGGCGCCAGTTGTACCTGGCCTACCTGCGCGATCCCGACGGCAACAAGCTGTGCGCCGTGCATGTGATGGGTTGA
- a CDS encoding zinc-binding dehydrogenase — MRAALYSSFGDPAQVLAVADAALPEPGPGEVRIRTVLASIHNHDLLTVRGLYGYKPTLPAIGGSEALGVVDALGEGVDGLQIGQRVAAASVHGTWAEAFIAPARMVIPMPDAIADEMAAQLIAMPLSALMLLEFLHVEQGQWIVQNTANGAVGKSLAMLAKARGVHVANLVRNAEAVAQLQALGIDHVFDTSVDGWKDHVREATGEAQAAAAVDSIGGDASGDLVDLLGHHGTLVSFGVMSGEPMRIPAGGLIYKEATVKGFWGSKVSQAMAVEDKRRLVGELLKRAAGGELTLPVERIFALDDIAQAAKAGAGSGRNGKVLLRP; from the coding sequence ATGCGCGCTGCCCTGTACTCCTCCTTCGGCGATCCAGCCCAGGTCCTTGCCGTTGCCGATGCCGCCCTGCCCGAACCCGGTCCCGGCGAAGTACGCATCCGCACCGTACTGGCCTCGATCCACAACCACGATCTGCTGACCGTGCGTGGCCTGTACGGCTACAAGCCGACGTTGCCGGCGATCGGCGGCAGCGAAGCACTGGGCGTGGTCGATGCGCTCGGCGAAGGCGTCGACGGCCTGCAGATCGGCCAGCGGGTTGCTGCCGCCTCGGTGCACGGCACCTGGGCCGAAGCGTTCATCGCACCGGCGCGGATGGTGATCCCGATGCCGGACGCGATCGCCGATGAAATGGCTGCACAGCTGATCGCCATGCCGCTGAGCGCGTTGATGCTGCTGGAATTCCTGCACGTCGAGCAGGGCCAGTGGATCGTGCAGAACACCGCCAACGGTGCCGTCGGCAAATCGCTGGCGATGCTGGCAAAGGCGCGCGGTGTGCACGTGGCCAACCTGGTGCGCAACGCGGAAGCGGTGGCGCAGCTGCAGGCGCTCGGCATCGATCACGTGTTCGATACCTCGGTGGACGGCTGGAAGGACCACGTGCGCGAAGCCACCGGCGAAGCACAGGCAGCGGCTGCGGTCGATTCCATCGGTGGCGATGCCAGCGGCGACCTGGTCGATCTGCTCGGCCACCACGGCACCCTGGTCTCGTTCGGCGTGATGAGCGGCGAGCCGATGCGCATTCCCGCCGGCGGCCTGATCTACAAGGAAGCCACCGTGAAAGGCTTCTGGGGCAGCAAGGTCAGCCAGGCGATGGCGGTGGAAGACAAGCGCAGGCTGGTCGGCGAGTTGTTGAAGCGTGCGGCCGGCGGTGAGCTTACCTTGCCGGTGGAGCGGATCTTCGCCCTGGACGACATCGCCCAGGCTGCAAAGGCGGGTGCTGGCTCGGGTCGCAATGGCAAGGTGCTGCTGCGGCCTTGA
- a CDS encoding flavodoxin, whose protein sequence is MVVASLSGNTRELGRHIAERCRAAGHAVHWQDADDLRQGPPLAVDEADLVLLGCWTDNAGRTPSEMKAWVAGIADRGQRPRQVAVFGTGETQWGQEYYCGAVHRLIRYFHSGYPPLEIEQMPHGRRHAAAINRWTDAVLDHYWSTTDADHRRHHA, encoded by the coding sequence ATCGTGGTGGCGTCGCTCAGCGGCAACACCCGTGAGCTCGGCCGCCACATCGCCGAGCGTTGCCGGGCCGCAGGCCACGCCGTGCACTGGCAGGACGCCGACGACCTGCGCCAGGGCCCGCCGCTGGCGGTGGACGAGGCCGACCTGGTGCTGCTGGGCTGCTGGACCGACAACGCTGGGCGCACGCCGTCGGAGATGAAGGCCTGGGTGGCGGGCATCGCCGATCGCGGCCAGCGGCCGCGCCAGGTGGCGGTGTTCGGTACCGGCGAAACGCAGTGGGGGCAGGAGTACTACTGCGGTGCGGTGCACCGGCTGATCCGCTATTTCCACAGTGGCTACCCGCCGCTGGAGATCGAACAGATGCCACATGGCCGACGGCATGCCGCGGCCATCAACCGCTGGACCGATGCGGTCCTGGATCATTACTGGAGCACCACCGATGCAGATCATCGACGCCACCACGCCTGA
- a CDS encoding thioredoxin family protein, whose amino-acid sequence MQIIDATTPEQFQQLLADHPRVLVDFHKDQCPGCRMLDMSLQRVASGTAGQGTTLLRVQLEVVGEAFFRELGLRQTPTLSLFLDGDERMRMPGFQSPQQIEAAIALHL is encoded by the coding sequence ATGCAGATCATCGACGCCACCACGCCTGAGCAGTTCCAGCAGTTGCTGGCCGACCATCCGCGGGTGCTGGTGGACTTCCACAAGGACCAATGCCCGGGTTGCCGGATGCTGGACATGTCGCTGCAGCGGGTGGCCAGCGGCACTGCAGGGCAGGGCACGACCCTGCTGCGGGTGCAGCTGGAGGTGGTGGGCGAGGCGTTCTTCCGCGAGCTGGGGTTGCGGCAGACGCCCACGCTGTCGCTGTTCCTGGACGGTGACGAACGCATGCGCATGCCGGGCTTCCAGTCGCCGCAGCAGATCGAAGCGGCGATTGCGTTGCATCTGTAG